One stretch of Chryseobacterium sp. LJ668 DNA includes these proteins:
- a CDS encoding SDR family NAD(P)-dependent oxidoreductase, whose protein sequence is MIVLGSTSEIAQAFVEKALQEGERFERIYLFTSNKETTERFARHIDVKFLQQSEIIELDLTKEINYQNFDSVNSSLLFCATGYLGDGTEEGLYDNKNTEKIIDINYSKLVPVINYFAQKFESRRSGTIIGLSSVAGDRGRQSNFIYGSAKAAFTAYLSGLRNYLFEKKVHVLTVKPGFMATKMTEGLPLNPKLTANPKQAAECIYKAFKKQKNVTYVLPIWGVIMMIIRNIPEFIFKKLKL, encoded by the coding sequence ATGATAGTTCTGGGAAGTACATCGGAGATTGCGCAGGCATTTGTAGAAAAAGCTTTGCAGGAAGGCGAAAGATTTGAAAGGATCTATCTTTTTACGTCGAATAAAGAAACTACGGAACGTTTTGCAAGACACATTGATGTAAAATTTTTGCAGCAGTCTGAAATTATTGAACTCGATTTGACAAAAGAAATTAATTATCAGAATTTTGATTCTGTCAATTCAAGTCTTTTGTTTTGTGCGACAGGATATTTGGGTGATGGTACAGAAGAGGGTTTATATGATAATAAGAATACCGAAAAAATCATAGATATCAATTACTCAAAATTGGTTCCTGTAATCAATTATTTTGCTCAGAAATTTGAAAGCAGAAGATCCGGAACAATCATCGGGCTATCATCGGTTGCCGGTGACAGAGGAAGACAAAGTAATTTCATTTACGGAAGTGCAAAAGCAGCTTTTACAGCTTATTTAAGTGGCTTGAGAAATTATCTTTTTGAAAAAAAAGTGCATGTTTTAACCGTAAAACCTGGATTTATGGCAACTAAAATGACGGAAGGTTTACCATTAAATCCGAAATTAACAGCTAATCCAAAGCAGGCTGCAGAATGTATTTACAAAGCATTCAAAAAGCAGAAGAATGTGACATACGTTTTACCGATTTGGGGCGTTATAATGATGATTATCAGAAATATTCCTGAATTTATATTTAAAAAATTAAAACTTTAG
- a CDS encoding OmpA family protein — MNFNRTYIGAFFLSSALLLTNCETIQNSNHQQRGTAVGAASGAVIGGVLGNNVGKGKNAALGAVLGGIIGGVAGNVIGSKMDKQAKEIKETLPGAEVERVGDGIKITMNESIVTFAFNSSDLTSIAKTNLDKLTEVLVNNPDTNINIYGHTDSVGADDYNQKLSERRANSVKSYLMSKGIASSRMFALGEGESMPVASNDTDAGRAKNRRVEFAITANEKMINDAQKGQ; from the coding sequence ATGAATTTTAATAGAACATATATAGGAGCATTTTTCTTATCTTCAGCATTATTGCTTACAAATTGTGAGACCATTCAGAATTCTAATCATCAACAAAGAGGTACTGCAGTGGGTGCAGCTTCAGGAGCAGTGATCGGCGGAGTTCTAGGGAATAATGTTGGGAAAGGTAAAAATGCAGCTTTAGGTGCCGTTTTAGGAGGTATTATTGGTGGAGTTGCAGGTAACGTAATCGGTAGTAAGATGGATAAGCAGGCTAAAGAAATTAAAGAAACTTTACCGGGTGCTGAAGTAGAAAGAGTAGGTGATGGTATTAAAATTACAATGAATGAAAGTATAGTTACTTTTGCGTTCAATTCATCAGATCTTACTTCTATTGCAAAGACAAATTTAGATAAGCTGACTGAAGTTTTAGTAAATAATCCTGATACGAACATCAATATATACGGCCATACAGACAGTGTAGGTGCTGACGATTATAATCAAAAATTATCTGAAAGAAGAGCTAATTCTGTGAAATCTTATTTGATGTCTAAAGGAATAGCGTCAAGCAGAATGTTTGCTTTAGGAGAAGGAGAATCAATGCCTGTAGCATCAAATGATACAGATGCAGGAAGAGCAAAAAACAGAAGAGTAGAGTTTGCAATTACAGCAAACGAAAAAATGATTAATGACGCTCAGAAAGGTCAGTAG
- a CDS encoding FAD-binding oxidoreductase translates to MKPNFTQKVTNWGNFPIVEKEMRSEDSFKKIKEFVLSHNEVIARGNGRCYGDASLGENIFSSKKLNKFISFDRINGIIECESGVLLSEVLEISVPQGYFLYVTPGTKFISIGGAIASDVHGKNHHSEGCFSEYVTEFKLMTENGDVITCSREHNTDKFWSTIGGMGLTGIILSAKFKLKNIETAYIRQESIKADNLDEIFRLFEESESWTYTVAWIDCLQKGQNIGRSILMRGEHAFRHELAENEAKSPLVLKKKFSPTVPFYFPNFVLNALTVKLFNFLYYKKQSKKEIKNFVDYETFFYPLDFVNDWNKIYGKSGFIQYQMVIPKETGKEGMKRILETIANSGNGSFLAVLKLFGENNTDAYNSFPFEGYTLALDFKVNSKLKQLVDQLDHIVQEFGGRIYLTKDSMSRSSLTDYLKNVNSSKFVSLQHKRILNNK, encoded by the coding sequence ATGAAGCCAAATTTCACACAAAAAGTTACCAATTGGGGTAATTTTCCCATAGTAGAAAAAGAAATGAGGTCGGAAGACAGCTTCAAAAAAATTAAAGAATTTGTACTCAGTCATAATGAAGTTATCGCACGTGGTAACGGAAGATGTTACGGGGACGCTTCATTAGGAGAAAATATTTTTTCGTCAAAAAAACTAAATAAGTTCATCAGTTTCGATCGTATCAACGGAATTATCGAATGCGAATCCGGGGTTTTATTGTCAGAAGTTCTTGAGATCTCTGTACCACAGGGTTATTTTTTATATGTAACTCCTGGTACAAAATTTATTTCTATTGGAGGTGCCATTGCATCAGATGTGCACGGCAAAAATCATCATTCTGAAGGTTGTTTTTCAGAATATGTGACAGAATTTAAATTAATGACCGAAAACGGAGATGTTATCACCTGTTCACGTGAACACAATACAGATAAATTCTGGTCTACAATCGGCGGAATGGGACTTACGGGAATCATTCTCTCTGCAAAATTTAAACTTAAAAATATTGAGACCGCATACATTCGTCAGGAAAGCATAAAAGCAGATAATTTAGACGAAATATTCAGACTTTTTGAAGAAAGTGAAAGCTGGACCTACACTGTTGCCTGGATCGACTGTCTGCAGAAAGGACAAAATATAGGGAGAAGTATTCTGATGCGCGGCGAGCATGCCTTTCGCCATGAGTTAGCGGAGAATGAGGCTAAAAGTCCTTTGGTTTTAAAGAAAAAATTCTCACCAACGGTACCTTTCTATTTTCCGAATTTTGTTTTAAATGCTTTGACGGTAAAGCTTTTCAATTTTCTGTATTATAAAAAACAATCCAAAAAGGAAATAAAGAATTTTGTAGATTATGAAACATTCTTTTACCCCTTGGATTTCGTAAATGATTGGAATAAAATCTATGGCAAATCAGGATTTATTCAATATCAGATGGTCATCCCTAAAGAAACGGGAAAAGAGGGAATGAAAAGAATTCTTGAAACTATTGCCAACAGTGGAAATGGGTCTTTTCTGGCCGTTTTAAAACTGTTTGGAGAAAATAATACTGATGCATACAATTCCTTTCCTTTTGAAGGCTACACGTTAGCGCTTGATTTTAAAGTCAATTCAAAACTGAAGCAACTCGTTGATCAGCTCGATCATATAGTACAGGAATTTGGCGGAAGAATTTATCTTACTAAAGATAGCATGAGCAGATCTTCGCTGACCGATTATCTGAAAAACGTAAACAGCTCAAAATTTGTGTCATTACAGCACAAAAGAATTCTAAATAATAAGTAA
- a CDS encoding HAD family hydrolase — MKKLYCFDFDGTITYKDTMFMYLKFYNPSKFRVQFVKHIPLFILLKLKLAQTEKVKKSFIGSILKGQLQTKIEEKSKQFFEENYPKIVRENALDFIQNIDRENTESLIVTASLDIWAKPFADKLQMHLVSTQAEFKNGVFTGNFVGRNCNGKEKLERIKKQISDAKYDKIIAFGDTAGDRPMLNWANEGHYQFFH; from the coding sequence GTGAAAAAATTATATTGTTTTGATTTTGACGGTACTATTACCTATAAAGATACCATGTTTATGTATCTTAAATTTTACAATCCTTCAAAATTTCGGGTGCAGTTTGTAAAACATATTCCGCTTTTTATTTTATTAAAATTAAAATTGGCACAAACTGAAAAAGTTAAGAAAAGTTTTATAGGTTCTATTTTAAAAGGCCAATTACAAACTAAAATTGAAGAAAAATCTAAGCAGTTTTTTGAAGAAAATTATCCTAAAATCGTTAGAGAAAACGCACTCGATTTTATCCAGAATATCGACAGAGAAAATACCGAGAGCCTTATTGTCACAGCTTCATTAGACATCTGGGCAAAACCTTTTGCAGACAAACTGCAGATGCATCTCGTTTCTACACAGGCAGAATTCAAAAACGGTGTTTTTACAGGAAATTTTGTCGGTAGAAATTGCAACGGCAAAGAAAAACTGGAAAGAATAAAAAAACAAATTTCAGACGCTAAATACGATAAAATCATTGCATTCGGAGATACTGCAGGGGACAGGCCAATGCTGAATTGGGCAAATGAAGGACATTATCAATTTTTTCACTAA
- a CDS encoding lipocalin family protein, with protein MKNLLLASILGTSLFAVSCSSVKKAGDAQSNRSEFLKMKGDFQIVSIEYDKQYKIKPFDEGADAQCFIGSHWRFIPNNYTGAYTLNGGGQCPALTQPIKFEVKDGNTFMFKKIQDGTKAKQNTVGYTLDVINQTTDQFSLEQNVPFDGSTVRVVYNFERTGMK; from the coding sequence ATGAAAAACTTATTACTAGCGTCAATTTTAGGAACATCACTCTTTGCAGTGTCTTGTTCGTCCGTTAAAAAAGCGGGAGATGCACAAAGCAACAGATCTGAATTTTTGAAAATGAAAGGAGATTTTCAGATTGTCAGTATAGAATATGATAAGCAATATAAAATCAAACCATTTGATGAAGGTGCAGACGCACAGTGCTTTATCGGAAGTCATTGGAGATTTATACCTAACAACTATACGGGAGCTTATACATTGAATGGTGGTGGGCAGTGTCCTGCACTTACGCAGCCAATAAAATTTGAAGTAAAGGACGGAAATACCTTTATGTTTAAAAAAATTCAGGATGGTACAAAGGCAAAACAAAATACTGTAGGCTATACGCTAGACGTCATCAATCAGACTACAGACCAGTTTTCTTTAGAACAAAATGTGCCTTTTGATGGAAGTACGGTAAGAGTTGTTTACAACTTTGAAAGAACAGGAATGAAATAA
- a CDS encoding decaprenyl-phosphate phosphoribosyltransferase yields the protein MKKYLKLLRVEQWVKNLFVFVPLFFSGNIRNIDLLSKSIFAFIIFSLAASVVYILNDYNDIEADRQHPEKRRRPLASGAVSKPQALSILSALVIIDIALIFFAQFYFDKMLWKFAAIIGTYFVMNLAYTFKLKHVPIIDIFIIATGFVLRVQAGGYITGIFISQWATLLTFVLALVLAIGKRRGELINAQVSGKTRKALDGYNVQFADIALSISVTLAIICYLMFTLSPEVQAKFHSRVFYTVIFVVFAFLRYLQQTLVYNRTESPTKIVYRDRYIQITLIFWVAAFLIQIYFKE from the coding sequence ATGAAGAAATATCTAAAACTACTTCGTGTAGAGCAGTGGGTCAAAAACCTGTTTGTCTTTGTACCTTTATTTTTTTCAGGTAATATTAGAAATATAGATTTACTGAGCAAAAGTATTTTTGCTTTCATTATATTTTCATTGGCTGCAAGTGTTGTATATATTCTCAATGATTACAACGATATTGAAGCAGACAGACAGCATCCGGAAAAAAGAAGAAGGCCATTGGCTAGTGGGGCCGTTTCAAAACCGCAAGCACTAAGTATTTTGTCAGCTTTAGTAATTATAGATATTGCATTAATATTTTTTGCACAGTTTTATTTTGATAAAATGCTCTGGAAGTTTGCCGCCATCATTGGGACTTATTTTGTAATGAATCTTGCATATACATTTAAGCTAAAACACGTTCCCATAATTGATATTTTTATTATCGCAACAGGATTTGTTCTAAGGGTACAGGCCGGAGGATATATCACAGGGATTTTTATTTCACAGTGGGCAACATTGCTGACTTTCGTTCTTGCACTGGTATTAGCGATTGGGAAGAGACGAGGTGAATTGATTAATGCACAGGTTTCGGGGAAAACAAGAAAAGCCCTGGATGGTTATAATGTACAGTTTGCAGATATTGCGCTTTCTATTTCGGTGACCTTGGCGATCATTTGTTATCTCATGTTTACCTTATCACCGGAAGTCCAGGCAAAATTTCACTCTAGGGTTTTTTATACTGTGATTTTTGTGGTATTTGCTTTTTTAAGATATTTACAGCAAACTCTGGTTTATAACAGGACAGAATCTCCTACTAAAATTGTTTACAGAGACCGATACATACAAATTACTTTAATATTTTGGGTTGCCGCATTTTTAATTCAAATTTATTTTAAAGAATGA